CGGAGTGGATTGTGCCTTTTCCCCACTTTGATTCCCCAAACCACAACTATTAATCTGGATTTACATGGGAAGGGAATGGGCTTTTAGTCTGCAACGATAATTCGATGCAATTCTGAATGTCTTGTGCTCTGGaaacaaaacaatgtaaaaatTCTCCTCCTGGCTTTAAGGGAATTAGGGGAAAAGAAATTGGCCAATGGTAGTTCGTTGTTTGGCAATATACTTCCACAGGCCCCTCAGTCAATAGAGAACATAAGTGTATAGCTCAGTTCAACAACTGGTGCTTTGTTTACTTCTGTGCAATGCTCAAGGATATGGTACTTTTCATTCTTCCTTCCCCTGGTAAGACTTTTCGCCTTCTGCTTCCAGGTCCCATCTGTGCGGATCTTCCTCACATCATACGTTTTGAGACTTTTTGTCTATTTGCACAGTTTCGGTGTTCAAACCGCAGGTTCTACGTCAAGGTGAGGAGGAGAGAAGTATGTCTGCCCGCTGCAATAGAGCTCCTGTTTTTAGAAGAATACGAAATTCTGAGTGATTTGGCTAAAAAGCAGAAGGTTGAGGCATGTGGCTATCGTTAAGGTCCCTTAATAGGTTACCCTTCACCTTCCCACATAACTGGAGGATTTCAGGAGGGTTAGTGCAGAGGCACAGATAGAGATACAGGACAAGGTCCTACATGAGAAGATGCCCAGAGCAGATCTGGAACAAAAATGCAGACTGAGAGTGGACGGGCAAGCCGAGATGGCTGGGGCGAGGCAGGGTGCCACACAAACCAGGCCACAGTCTTACTAATGCTTTCACAAGGACCCAGCAGCTTGCCTTGAGAGGTGGAGTTACACTGAGACCTGATAGCACAATGCTAtatagtggtacagtggtacctcgggttacatacgcttcaggttacatacgcttcaggtcacagactccgctaacccagaaataatacctcgggttaagaactttgcttcaggatgagaacagaaatcgtcctctggcagcgcagcggcagcaggaggccccattagctaaagtggtgcttcaggttaagaacagtttcaggttaagaacagacctccagaacgaattaagtacttaacccgaggtaccactgttctcgaagctacaaacatgagtctgaccaaactgcgggaggcagtggaagacaggagtgcctggcgtgctctggtccagggggtcacgaagaggcagacacgactagaggactaaacagcaacaacaaccactgtactttggtactcaaatggcttggctcccaaacaaatccgctcccgaacaccgcaaacccagaagtgagtgttctggtttgcaaacatttttcagaagccgaacgcccAATGCAGCTTcagattgagtgcaggaagctcctgaagccaatcagacgctgcgccttggtttttgaaccatttcgggagtcgaacggattcccggaacggattaagtacaagcaccgaggtaccactgtatcagtcttCCTCCATTTTGCAGCCTTGACAACAAGGGGCACCCAGTGCACAGGCCAAGAAACTTCTGCCTTAAATTGACATACGCTATTCAGAAATCATGGCTGTCAGGAGTTTGTTACATTATAGAAGGTGTATTTTCTTACGAGTCCCTTGCCTTTGCTCAGATCTTAGGGCAAATGTTTGGATGGGCAGGGATATTTcactcatttcccccccactgttaatttgtatactgtaccacctttctatattaccatatccaaggcggtttacaacctgaagaaacaacaaaatagacagcaaagatcGCACACCTATtgacaatctgatccaatacaaaaaaagtcataataaaaacacaactttaaaataaacagctcatataaaatacagtcgtaccttggttttcgaacgccttgtgagtcgaacgttttggctcacGAACATTGCAAACTCGGAAGTGGCTGTTCCGGTTTGcagactatttttggaagccgagcgTCCGACagagcttctgcagcttctgattggctgcaggaccttcctgcagccaatcagaagtcatactttggtttgtgaacattttggaagtcgaacggacttctggaaacgattctgttcaacttccaaggtacgactgtaaagcaatattcaataattcGTAAAAATGTaagagtaaacagtaaaattagatatcagcaaataaaaattaaacagtttacacttaacaattacaataatcaCTAAACTCCAATTGGTAAAGATAATggcaaatcacaatgcataaaataccacaaaacatacaaaaccatgtagaAGGGTCAAACTGAGAAGCAAGGGCACACAacttataattaaaaaaaaaaatccctgaactACTCATGCTCTTAccagctgctgaaattttaatTTATTGGGGGATTATGCAATTGCTACACTTTCCTGCCTTTTCTTTTTCCGGTCCTTTATATCTGCTGCAGCAAGCAGGACTTTACTATTGCCTTGGCTCCAGGCTGGAAGGACTGAGGAACGAATGCAGAGAAGGGGTTGTGCTGTTAACACAACCAGACATCCCTAATTCCACTGCCTTTGGTGGATAGGATCATTTCACCGTGGCCTCTTGGCCCAGCAGGTTTTGCAGTTTCTTTTGTGGTGCTTCCAAAACTTGCAAAACCTGCGTGCCCAGAGAAACAACAGTGAATGTAGCTTCCCAATGCTTTTTTATTCCTGGCCCTGCCTCATCTTCCTTAGGAGGGGTTGATCTGCTTTCAAGCAGGAGACGGGTGATACCTTTTTTTTCAGATAATGTATTAAATTAGGTCGTTTCAAGACAGAACATTGCTCTTTGTGTGCATGTTCTCCCTTTCCTTTTGCCCCCGGTAATCGAGTTTTGAAGATTTAATATTATTTGGAAAACctgcctgaaatatactcggagtcgagagtggatttcatgctctttattcagctcatagtggtgaggaggaatcaaagttcccccacaatatctgctttatatacattatttacacaatgggctgcacatgattggctaattccggaattctcctgtaggccaatcaggttgtggattcacttccatctggagctggattgggcggctcctgcggaccaatcatactgctgcattgttctaggaccaatcagactgctgcattctgaatcctattgttctaggaccaatcagactgctgcattctgaatcctattgttctaggaccaatcagactgctgcattttggatcctattcaactcagtacataacactgcagAAATTCTTTTAGAAGAGGCAACAAAACAAATAGGTCTGCATGCCAGGGGAAGCGATGCCTCTTTCAAGCCTCTCTTTAAAATAATACGAGGAATTCCACATCATGCTAAATTGATGGTTCAGAGCACTCCATCTTATCAGACGTGATGCTTCCCCCACATCCCCTTGCACACTGTTCTGGGGCTCCTCCTGCCAAGCCTGTcagccaatttcagggggtgcctgtggagagggggagggggtgaTACCCTATTGTGTAATCCAGTGTTGTATATGCACAAAGCATCAAAtgtggtgacagtaataataatgcaacaaaacaacaaactggcttataagtataaaaccaaatttactagaataatagctagaacagagatagacttgtaaccattcaagcaacaaacatactaaggtgccatgtgcaaaacaaagcCTGGAAATACTGTAAACGTGGAGCGGATAAGTGTACAACcgcatcttagaatcatagaatcatagaatcatagagttggaagagaccacaagggccatcgagtccaaccccctgccaagcaggaaacaccatcagagcactcctgacatatggttgtcaagcctctgcttaaagacctccaaagtaggagactccaccacactccttggcagcaaattccactgtcgaacagctcttactgtcaggaagttcttcctaatgtttaggtggaatcttctttcctgcagtttggatccattgctccgtgtccgcttctctggagcagcagaaaacaacctttctccctcctctatgtgacatccttttatatatttgaacatggctatcatatcaccccttagcctcctcttctccaggctaaacatgcccagctcccttagccgttcctcataaggcaagTTACATGTGCAATAAACATTATAAACCGTTTTGTATGACTGGCTTTTCAGACTGATGAACCGTGCAGCGAAACCTGTAATATATCCGGAGAACAGGTCTCCTTTTGCCCACTTGCATTATTCTCACCAGGGCGGTGGCTTTGATTAGATTTAATCCATGCCTacggctttgtgtttccaactcaagacccatCAAACaacatctcatccagttcaatctttgaaaaacagctttgaaaaactttttcatattctccagtgtgctacccttgccgTTGTGGCAGCACGGGGTTGCCATTCTGTGATTGGACTTACGCTACTTGCTGAACGGTTcatttatacagtctgtataatGTTTattgcacatgtaacttgttaagatactgttgtacatttatccactccacgTTTACAGAATCTACAGGCTTTGTTTTGCACATGGaaccttagtatgtttgttgcttgaatggttacaagtctatctctattctagctattattctagtaaatttgtttttatacttataagccagtttgtggtgttgttgttttgttgtaatccagtgatggccaaacttggcactccagctgttttgggatttcagctcccatcatccctagctaacaggaccagtggtcagggatgatgggaattgtagtcccaaaacagctggagggctaagtttggccaccactggtgtaAGCAGTAGTCCTACCCTATATGTTTTTCCAATCCAGGTGGGGTGGAAAGCTTCCATTTCCCCCTAAACCACAGACACCATGCAGAAGACCTCTTagatgccattttggcatagtagCGGCATATGAAATAAATAGGGCTGGACTTAACCGCACCAGGGAGCCAGGTCTGCTtggaacagcagcagaaaataggCCTTCACTGTGGTTATGGTCTTTCAAGAGGGGAAGtcctttttccccttcttttttaatGGGAGGAATGTGGAAATTGGGAaattcctgtatacctgaaggactgtttccacccccatagtccagcctggacactaaggtccagctccaagggcctactggcagttccctcactgcaagacatgaatccacagggaaccaggcagagggccttttcggtagtggctcctgccctgtggaacaccctccggTCAGATGTcaaggggggaaaacaacaactatctgtcttttagaagacatctgaaggcagccctgtttagggaagtttttaatgtttgatattttactgtgtttgatgttttaatttgttggaagccacccagtcagACTGGTGGCCtagaatactaatactaatactaatactaatactaatactaatactaatacagtggtacctcgggttacagatgcttcaggtcacagactctgctaacccagaaatagtacctcgggttaagaactttgcttcaggatgagaacagaaatcgtgcagtggcagcaggagaccccattagctaaagtggtccctcaggttaagaacagtttcaggttaagtacggacctccagaatgaattaagttcttaacccgaggtaccactgtactaatactaATACCAGGTAATGAACTAGGTCTGATGAGAAATGGAGACAGTCCTTTTTTACATGGGGGAGTGGGAGAGAGGATTCTTCACCCAAGACAACTTGGTCACGTTTTCCCAAATTTTctcctttctccacccccaccatggATAGCGGATACTGTGCCCAGAGTTTGAAGAGGATGAGGATGAACTCGAACACGAGGTTCACGAACATGAGGTTCACGAGCATGAGGTTCACGAGCATGAACATGAGCACGAACATGAGCACGAACATGAGCATGAACATGAGCATGAACATGGGCATGAACATGAGCACGAACATGAACACGGGCATGAACATGAGCACGAACATGAACACGGGCATGAACATGAGCATGAACATGAGTACGAACACATGCACAGACATGAAGACGAGTACGAGGATCAAGACGAAGTCAATGCTGTTTCTCCATCCCCAAGCCAGTTGCGCAACATGCCGCCAATAGACCATAGTGCCACACCCTCCCGCGACGCCCGCCTCCGCTCCAACATTGACGCCATTTTGAAATATTCCTTTGCCGTCTCAGGCCAGGAGCCCGTGGCCAGGGCACGCTCTTTCTCAACTCCCTCCAGCACGCCGGACTACGTGAGTGCCGTGCTCGTCGCGGCCACTGCAGAAGCCGTGTCCACCACCGAAACGGCCGTCTCCGAAACTGAAGAGCCGTCAGTCACCAAGGGGCTCTCGAACCAACAGCTCCACAAGAGCATCCACCGCCTGATCGGCATGGCCTTCTCCCTGGAGCAGTCCCTGAATGCCGAGAATGCGCAGCCTTACAAAGGATCAAGAGAAGGAGGCGGAGAAGGAGACCTGAATATGCTGACTAGCCAGGAAGGGTCCAGTTCCAAGGGGAGGTAAGGGCAAGTCTTGCTCCCAGGCCAAAAGTAGTAGCATTTGCTGAGGAAAACAGGCCCCCAAAGCACAGGCGGCAGGGCCTAGAGGAAGATGCCTAGCGATGGGACACCTTTGTTGTCAGCTCCCACTGGCTCCTCCCTTTCGTTTCCCCTCATTATATTGActaaatatatatttctatatttcCAAAATGCTTGTGTGGACTAAAGTTATAAGTAGAAAATAAAAAGTGCATTGAGGACAAATAATGTGGAAAGTCCTAAAGTTTATTTTCAAGACGTGCTTCTTCAACTCGGTCAACATAGTCACCCCAACAGACAAGGTACAGGGTTTGGATATTCTGGCACACTGCAAAGCCATACAACTGAGTCACCccatccttcctctcctctcagtTTACTCCACGCTGCCTCCTTCCCAGATCTCCTACATCACCAATCCATGTTCCTCTTAATTGTTGATTGTAAGGTGCTTTCTGGTCAGGATTTGCATACAGGCTTTATTTTGTACAGGGCCTAGCACCCTACGAGTGCTAAATCAGTGTGTGGATGAGCGACAGCTGCATTGCTTTGTTTTATGAGGGAAATTGTTGGTTCTCCATATCCCTActcctttaaaaacaacttaCCCAAAGGTATACAAAAGTACTGACATCGATGCAACGCTTCTGCTCCCAGTTTGGGCCAGTCTAGCAGTTCCTCAGTTATTTATCCATTGTGACAGCCAAGTTACAAATAGCCACAAGCCCACACACTCCAAAACCAAGTAAAAAACAAGGAAGACCAAATCCactcacttttaaaaagaaagaaagagcagctACTTCAGGAAAGAGTGGATTCTAAGGGTGCATATCTGTTTCATAATGAGCAAAGAATTAAACTTCGGTTGACGTTTTAGATGCAATGGAATGACTCGTCCTGAGCAATTAATAGGTACAAATGGGTTCATTGTCATCCCATTTATACCCATTTGAGGGCTGGGACTTTATCTTTCCCTAAGAGTGGCAGCAGCTCATTTTGGGGACTTCCACTTCTTTTTCATAGACTTCTTTGAACATCATGTCATTTGGAGAGAAAGGGTTGGTGCTAATGGAACTTGCCTTTtccactaccccccccccaaatgtcccACAATGATGCAATTCtcagagcattctgggaaattataATGGCAGCTTCCCCAAATCAGCTCTGCTGCCGCTGacccaggaagcagcagcagcgacggCAAAAAGTTGAAACGCAGACAAGAAGCCATGAATGTGGAAAGAAATGTGGTTTGAATGAACGAATAATAGGTTGAGCGAAGTTTCAAAtaaagaaacggggggggggggacacacacacatcacatccTCAGGTGATGTAGAGCAAAAGAGCGATGGGGAGAAAGGAATTGGTACTTGCAGGTGTTGTCAGGCGCTAGTTGATGCTCACAGCCCTACAGGGGGCAAACATCCTGTTCATTATTGTCACCTGTTCAGCTACCTTCTCAAAAAATGCAAGCAATGAGAAGAGCAAAGTGAAGAGCAGTAGTCTCCACTTACCTCCTGCCTATCTCCTGCCCTGGGAGTTGTAGGGATTGGGTCCAGAATGCAAGGAGTAGGTCGTGGTGCCTTGGTGAGGGGAAGGGAGACCCACAAAGATGGGGGATTGGTCCTCCAATCCCTGGATCTGGAACTAAGACAGGGGACTAATGTTCTCCTCACCTGCCTCGTCTTTACTCCagaacccctcctcctcctttccccatgtcatacatttctccttaaaaaacaaaaaaacaaagacgTTTGTCAGGGTTTCATATCTGCACATTTGTTAGGACCCAAGAGTTTGCTGGTGTATCCTGCTAGAGTGTTAAAGTATCCCAAGCCTTTGGCAGTTCCACACTTTCAGATAATGCATTGCCAAACCATAGAGCACAATTAGATTTTCTGGCGGCTGTAGGCAGAGCTTAGAGGAGCATGTTGCGAATTTTTCAAAAGCAACGTCTGTGGTTGGCATTCAGCATTGCACTAAGATGATCATTCCATCAGGGCAAAGATTTCTGCTGGCCAAATGGGATGTTCTCCTGTCTCCACATCCCGCACACTGTTCTGCAGCATTCTCCAGACAGATTTcagagaggggggaagggaggaaatcCCCATTGTGCTAGTAGGAAGAGCCTACTAgcacactggagagccagtgtggtgtagtggttaagagaggtagtcacctaatctgggtaactgggttcgcgtcttcgctcctccacatgcagctgctgggtgaccttgggccagtcatacttctttgaagtctctcagccccacttacctcacagagtgtttgttgtgggggaggaagggaaaggagattgttaaccgctttgagactcctgaaggggagtgaaaggcgggatatcaaatccaaactcttcttcttcttcttcttcttctaggaatCCTTAGTCCGGGTTAGTAAAATTCGGCCCTACATGTTAGCATCAGTTATTTATTAACCAAACAACTGCATATTCAATCATATGCAAGATCTACTTTAAAATTGTCAACATCTTTTGCTAATTTTCCAATTGCATGggcatttctctctttttgccaATCACCATCCACGATGGCCCATTCACTCAAACAAGGCGATTACTTGTCTGTAATTGGGAAAAAAACATGCACATATTCTGACGGCCCATCAATGTGGTGGTATGGTAATAGGACTCTCTGTGGATAACCATTTATGGGTTCCTCCAAAGCATAGGTTTCCTCTCCTCCTTTATGGAACCCAGGGAAAACTATTTTGTGAGGCTCTGCATTACGCCATAGGGGCACTTGTCCtgttgatttaccgtattttttgctctataagactcactttttccctcctaaaaagtaaggggaaatgtgtgtgtgtcttatggagcgaatgcaggctgcgcagctatcccagaagccagaacagcaagaaggattgctgctttcactgcgcagcgatccctcttgctgttctggcttctgagattcagaatatttttttcttgttttcctcctccaaaaactaggtgcgtcttgtggtctggtgcgtcttatagagcgaaaaatacggtgaataAGGACCTCTTCTGAGGCTCAAACAAGGGATGAGAGTAGATACGGGTTTGCCACTGAAAATGGCAGTTGCATAtcaacttccccttcctctaTCTACTTAGATAGCGCAGCATGCATTTCCCCACACATGAGTCATCTTAGTCCCATGTTTCCTTAATTAGTTACAATGAGAAGGGGGCGGGGATTGACATAGAAGGCTGCCATTTTCAGCGGTTTCTTCTTGGGCTGATGAGCACCCAGGTATCGGAGCTGCTTCTAAGAGATATTGTGAGGGGGTTGGGAGATCAAAATGGCCGCCCTCCTTCTCACAATTTCCTTCTCTCCGTTTCTCCTTTGTTGCCTTAGCCTCTTAGCTCTTGACAAGGAAGAAGCTCTGGTGATTCTCTGCTATGCAGTGCTGCAAGACATTTGCATATCCTCAGCTGTTAGCAAGGCCTGGAAACAAATGGAGTCAAAAACCTTTGGCTTTGGGGATTTGGTAAGCTCCGTGCTGGATGCCAGTTTCATACCTTCTCACAGAGGAGCCCAGCAGTTGATAAACGGGGAGGTCTCCAAGCCCACTTTAAATTTCAGTGCCACCTTCTGAGCTAGTAAAAGGTCTTGataagaggaggaggggaggcagaactTTATTTGTGAATTTATAATCttcactttcattttaaaaagaatgcagCAAGGCGGAATgcaacatataaaaataaaataaaataaatagatcgTCCATacaaaacataacaacaacaaaaagaacattCATGTGGTAAATGCCTGTCTATACAAAGGTTTCAAAAAACTTCTGAGGGAAGAATAagcagttccacagggcagggctcaGCACACGAAAGGATCAGTCTCTAGTGATGGTCAACCAGGCCTCAGGGATGTGTGGCACCACCAGAAGTGTCCCATCAGAAGATCTCAGTGACTGAAGTGGAACACAGGAATCAGACAACTGGCGCCCAAGTTATTTAGGCCTTTGAGAATTCACACAAGTACCTTGAACCTGGCCTAGCAGCAAATCAATTTTTGGAtccagttaaaccacagagcctaggacttgctgatcagaaggtcggcggttcaaatccccgtgacggggtgagctcccgttgctcggtccctgctcctgccaacctagcagttcgaaagcatgtcaaagtgcaagtagataaataggtactgctctggcgggaaggtaaacggcgtttccgtgcgctgctctgatttgccagaagcggcttagtcatgctggccacatgacccggaagctgtatgccggctccctcggccaataaagtgagatgagtgccacaactccagagtcagccacaactggacctaatggtcaggggtccctttacctttacctttacctttacctcagttACAAGGGCATACCCTCCAAGC
This portion of the Podarcis raffonei isolate rPodRaf1 chromosome 17, rPodRaf1.pri, whole genome shotgun sequence genome encodes:
- the ACRBP gene encoding acrosin-binding protein, whose protein sequence is MLRLKLLRWACLVGFLIFLAQLIPRTLSYQPGSPLTTDEYLDFFASMRPKWKASVVCQIRRSKGCQDPKILQLDQYENHGEIPDGPICADLPHIIRFETFCLFAQFRCSNRRFYVKRILCPEFEEDEDELEHEVHEHEVHEHEVHEHEHEHEHEHEHEHEHEHEHGHEHEHEHEHGHEHEHEHEHGHEHEHEHEYEHMHRHEDEYEDQDEVNAVSPSPSQLRNMPPIDHSATPSRDARLRSNIDAILKYSFAVSGQEPVARARSFSTPSSTPDYVSAVLVAATAEAVSTTETAVSETEEPSVTKGLSNQQLHKSIHRLIGMAFSLEQSLNAENAQPYKGSREGGGEGDLNMLTSQEGSSSKGSILQTDFREGGREEIPIVLIKMAALLLTISFSPFLLCCLSLLALDKEEALVILCYAVLQDICISSAVSKAWKQMESKTFGFGDLVCDSLGRRHADLCSECAFCSLKTEQCQGASNLKRTHCVGGIFTSYINPGILAQHQAMQSRVPTGVEEYFGVETYAGLKADYWCGRLAARGCDDYRVSLWLKTEYSSFQKGDFPKEICDSTGVQHPTYCAFKSKQCLKDSHAGEKVMRKPCQKHQTYRVLSREEGEEEVVLWNKKFFLSNGEGRE